A single Zootoca vivipara chromosome 1, rZooViv1.1, whole genome shotgun sequence DNA region contains:
- the SRP14 gene encoding signal recognition particle 14 kDa protein → MVLLESEQFLTELTRLFQKCRSTGSVYITLKKYDGRTRPIPRKGHIEGFEPVDNKCLLRATDGKKKISTVVSSKEVNKFQMAYSNLLRANMDGLKKKDKKSKNKKSKATQ, encoded by the exons ATGGTGCTGCTGGAGAGCGAGCAG TTTCTGACGGAGCTTACAAGATTGTTTCAAAAATGTAGGAGCACAGGCAGCGTCTATATAACGTTAAAGAAAT ATGATGGTCGGACAAGACCCATCCCACGAAAGGGCCATATTGAGGGCTTTGAACCTGTAGACAACAAATGTCTTCTTAGAGCAACAGATGGGAAGAAAAAGATAAGCACAGTG GTGAGTTCAAAGGAAGTCAACAAATTCCAGATG GCTTATTCAAATTTGCTCAGAGCTAACATGGACGgtttaaagaaaaaagacaagaaaagcaaaaataagaaaagcaaagcaacacagtGA